Proteins from one Brevibacillus humidisoli genomic window:
- a CDS encoding type III polyketide synthase, whose product MPHILSVGKAVPPYEISQEESMRLVYHLFRDRFPQIDRLMKIFPNTEIRTRRFCMPPEWFLRDHRFAEKNKQYVDNACRLGSEAINQCLETNGLAPEEIDCLIYVSSTGIATPSIDARILNLLGMREDIARIPIWGLGCVAGAMGISRACDYAKAHPDQLVLLLSVELCGLTFVKRDVSKSNFIATSLFADGAAAVLVAGDEYVRSHPTFHSTPMIVGSATTTWRDSLDVMGWDVTDDGLRVIFSRDIPTLVKQRMRQTVDQALQRYGLTLSQISRYIPHPGGAKVVAAYRETLELTDESTRDAEEVLSSCGNMSSATVLYVLERSLKQPWAAGEYGLLTALGPGFSSEVVILQAGGCMHR is encoded by the coding sequence TTGCCACACATCCTGTCCGTCGGCAAGGCTGTTCCGCCATACGAAATATCGCAGGAAGAATCGATGCGGTTGGTTTATCACTTGTTTCGCGACCGCTTTCCCCAGATTGATCGGCTGATGAAGATCTTCCCCAACACGGAAATCCGCACGCGGCGTTTTTGCATGCCACCTGAGTGGTTTCTACGTGATCATCGGTTTGCTGAAAAAAACAAGCAGTATGTGGACAACGCCTGTCGATTGGGCTCGGAGGCCATCAACCAGTGTCTCGAAACAAACGGATTGGCTCCTGAAGAGATTGACTGCCTGATCTATGTCTCCAGTACCGGCATCGCGACGCCGAGCATCGATGCCCGCATCCTGAACCTGCTAGGGATGAGAGAAGATATCGCCCGCATCCCGATCTGGGGGCTGGGCTGTGTCGCTGGAGCGATGGGCATCTCGCGGGCCTGCGACTACGCCAAGGCTCATCCCGATCAGCTGGTGCTGCTGCTATCGGTGGAACTGTGCGGACTCACCTTTGTGAAACGTGACGTTTCCAAAAGCAACTTCATCGCCACTTCGCTATTTGCCGACGGAGCTGCCGCTGTACTGGTAGCCGGTGACGAATACGTGCGCAGCCATCCCACTTTCCACTCTACTCCAATGATTGTAGGCAGCGCCACGACGACTTGGCGTGATTCGCTCGACGTGATGGGCTGGGATGTCACCGACGACGGGCTGAGGGTGATCTTTTCCCGCGACATCCCCACACTGGTGAAGCAGCGCATGCGGCAGACGGTTGATCAGGCCTTGCAACGTTATGGGCTCACCCTGTCGCAGATCAGCCGCTACATCCCGCATCCTGGAGGCGCAAAAGTAGTCGCTGCCTACCGAGAAACGCTTGAGCTGACCGACGAGTCGACGCGGGATGCAGAGGAGGTGCTGTCCTCCTGCGGCAACATGTCCTCGGCGACCGTACTGTACGTGTTGGAACGAAGTCTCAAGCAGCCGTGGGCGGCGGGAGAATACGGGCTGCTGACAGCGCTGGGACCAGGATTTAGCTCGGAAGTGGTGATTTTGCAGGCAGGAGGTTGTATGCATCGGTGA
- a CDS encoding isoprenylcysteine carboxyl methyltransferase family protein, translating into MNLFFLIVIGAVLLQRLAELWIAQRNAAYIREHGGYEAGAEHYKYIVSLHAAFFLSLLLEVLWGQRPLAAYWYLPFGLFLLAQAGRYWCISSLGRFWNTRIMILPDAGRISRGPYRYLRHPNYWIVGIELLTLPLTFSAYATAVLFSLANLWLLVRVRIPAEEQALTQLRETVPQPEKEVTE; encoded by the coding sequence GTGAACCTGTTTTTCCTGATCGTGATCGGAGCCGTATTGCTGCAGCGGCTGGCAGAGCTATGGATTGCACAGCGCAATGCCGCCTACATCAGAGAGCATGGGGGGTATGAGGCAGGAGCGGAACACTACAAGTACATCGTCTCCCTCCATGCAGCTTTTTTTCTCAGCCTGCTGCTGGAAGTCCTGTGGGGACAGCGTCCTTTGGCTGCTTACTGGTATCTGCCGTTTGGCTTGTTTCTGCTGGCGCAGGCGGGACGCTACTGGTGCATCAGCAGCCTCGGACGGTTTTGGAACACGCGAATCATGATCCTCCCCGATGCTGGCCGCATCTCACGCGGACCGTACCGCTATCTGCGTCACCCCAACTACTGGATCGTCGGGATTGAGCTGTTGACGCTGCCGCTCACCTTTTCTGCGTATGCTACAGCTGTGCTGTTTTCACTGGCCAACCTCTGGCTGTTGGTGCGAGTACGCATACCGGCCGAAGAGCAGGCCTTGACTCAGCTGCGCGAAACAGTACCGCAGCCGGAAAAAGAAGTGACGGAATGA
- a CDS encoding GNAT family N-acetyltransferase, which produces MVVMEKTPTETETETFAYERSYTAKNGKQITLRPAQSDDASAIIKRIKRVVNEGGYLEEEPDSIATTREEAETIREMKEQGSMYTVAVLDGEVVGVAQLKRGQLNMNAHVADFRIWVGPNYRGLGIGKQLMQYSIDWAEAHGLEKISLDVFSNNQLAVEMYKRYGFEVEGTRVRHFVIDGEYVDEIFMSKFL; this is translated from the coding sequence ATGGTCGTGATGGAAAAAACGCCGACTGAGACGGAGACTGAGACGTTTGCTTACGAACGGAGCTATACGGCAAAAAACGGCAAGCAGATCACACTGCGCCCCGCCCAATCCGATGATGCCTCTGCCATCATCAAGCGGATCAAGCGTGTGGTCAATGAGGGTGGGTACTTGGAAGAAGAACCGGATTCGATCGCTACAACACGGGAAGAGGCTGAGACTATCCGGGAGATGAAAGAACAAGGCAGCATGTACACCGTAGCGGTCTTGGATGGTGAAGTGGTCGGAGTAGCGCAGTTGAAGCGAGGGCAGCTAAACATGAATGCGCACGTCGCCGATTTTCGGATCTGGGTGGGTCCCAACTACCGCGGGCTTGGGATCGGCAAGCAGTTGATGCAGTATTCGATCGACTGGGCAGAAGCGCACGGGCTGGAGAAGATCTCGCTCGATGTGTTTTCCAACAATCAACTGGCTGTTGAGATGTACAAGCGGTACGGGTTTGAGGTGGAAGGGACGCGGGTGAGGCATTTTGTGATTGATGGGGAGTATGTGGATGAGATATTTATGAGTAAGTTTTTGTGA
- a CDS encoding VWA domain-containing protein has product MSCVQRLLFLLMTSSLLLGLLSGCSPSASPPGSSAEKPQLPQTTQELVVVQPGPFAGTHFYLSDYPHNQTIQQVLDQLPNLPDGLNPEMLPMYWVKLNSLFTEDYLSPQSVVDRWRMASFGSPDLEDARFHFKEHFNVEIILDASGSMAGKIGEKRKMQLAKEAIQEFAQSLPEGANVSLRVYGHKGSNADEHKELSCSSSELVYPLQPYDAEEIKAALERFEPTGWTPIAGSLRLAQNDMAGLDADKNTNVIYLVSDGIETCDGDPIAVAKELSQSEIMPLLNVIGFDVNADGQKQLKAIAQAAEGLYANVTNQEQFKQELERAKEIAERWEKWKQNALSEAEAVRIDRHKWIERYDKDWYEKNWRESLNLGAAIDYLYAARKIGSEAKAYFTEQREAREAFVTRSKEELIEYLLTLTEKSYEEMKEEIDQKYSGTGDESVG; this is encoded by the coding sequence ATGAGCTGCGTACAACGATTGCTGTTTCTACTGATGACCAGTAGCTTGCTTCTGGGCCTGCTTAGTGGCTGTTCACCCAGTGCATCCCCCCCGGGTTCCTCTGCTGAGAAGCCTCAACTGCCCCAAACAACCCAAGAGTTGGTCGTCGTCCAACCGGGACCGTTTGCCGGTACCCATTTTTATCTGTCCGATTACCCGCATAACCAGACGATCCAACAGGTGCTCGACCAGCTGCCTAACCTGCCGGACGGCTTGAATCCCGAGATGCTGCCGATGTATTGGGTCAAACTGAACTCGCTATTTACAGAAGACTACCTCAGTCCACAGTCGGTAGTCGATCGCTGGAGAATGGCGTCATTCGGCAGTCCTGACCTGGAGGATGCCCGTTTTCATTTTAAAGAGCATTTCAACGTGGAGATCATCCTCGATGCCAGCGGCAGCATGGCAGGGAAGATTGGAGAAAAGAGGAAGATGCAGTTGGCCAAAGAAGCAATTCAGGAGTTTGCCCAATCGCTGCCGGAGGGGGCCAATGTCTCGCTGCGCGTCTACGGGCATAAGGGCAGCAATGCCGATGAGCACAAAGAACTCTCCTGCAGCAGCAGTGAGCTGGTCTATCCGCTGCAGCCTTACGATGCAGAGGAGATCAAGGCAGCGCTGGAGCGGTTTGAACCGACTGGTTGGACGCCAATTGCCGGTTCCTTGAGGCTCGCTCAAAACGATATGGCAGGGTTGGATGCGGACAAGAATACCAATGTGATCTATCTGGTCAGCGACGGGATTGAGACCTGTGACGGTGATCCCATTGCCGTGGCCAAAGAGCTGTCCCAGTCTGAGATCATGCCGCTGCTTAATGTCATCGGGTTCGATGTGAATGCCGATGGCCAGAAGCAGCTAAAGGCGATTGCCCAAGCTGCTGAAGGATTATACGCCAACGTGACCAACCAGGAGCAGTTTAAGCAGGAGTTGGAGAGGGCAAAAGAAATCGCCGAGAGATGGGAGAAGTGGAAGCAGAACGCCCTCTCGGAGGCGGAGGCGGTCCGTATCGATCGGCACAAGTGGATCGAGCGATATGACAAAGACTGGTACGAGAAAAACTGGCGGGAAAGCCTCAATCTGGGCGCTGCGATTGATTATCTGTACGCTGCGCGAAAGATCGGTAGCGAGGCAAAGGCGTATTTTACCGAACAACGGGAAGCGCGGGAAGCGTTTGTGACCCGTTCGAAAGAGGAACTGATCGAGTATCTGCTGACGCTTACGGAGAAGTCCTACGAAGAGATGAAGGAGGAGATTGATCAGAAGTATAGCGGGACTGGAGATGAGTCAGTGGGTTGA
- a CDS encoding pilus assembly protein TadG-related protein — protein MGKQLFVLLREERGNITIFSMTIFYFMIFTLFVALFNFSTVFVDKQQAANTAQQATFAATKAVYEEIEDAIDRYDRSIARLEDPVFIWPLVQKEKAQLRSRHTGWADSEIHYAAIDNVLSSMLPGNLELQAYVSAGLLASRAKVKQAVHTILAENGASQSDYTIKMFTSDDRIEVKAAVEYESVTFGLEFMPSYEEQVYQTAQSRQVGFLDAVGFSTAAFFP, from the coding sequence ATGGGAAAGCAATTGTTTGTTCTGTTGCGCGAAGAACGTGGGAATATCACGATCTTTTCCATGACGATTTTCTACTTCATGATCTTCACCCTGTTTGTTGCGCTTTTTAATTTTTCAACGGTTTTCGTGGATAAGCAGCAGGCGGCCAACACTGCCCAGCAAGCCACCTTTGCTGCGACCAAAGCGGTGTATGAAGAGATTGAAGATGCGATTGATCGGTATGATCGATCGATAGCCCGATTGGAAGACCCGGTATTTATTTGGCCCTTGGTCCAAAAGGAGAAGGCCCAACTGCGGTCTCGCCATACAGGTTGGGCGGATAGTGAGATTCATTATGCGGCCATCGATAATGTATTGTCCTCTATGCTGCCCGGTAATCTCGAACTGCAAGCATATGTATCTGCAGGTCTGCTAGCGTCTCGTGCAAAGGTGAAACAGGCGGTGCATACCATCTTAGCTGAGAATGGAGCTTCACAGTCCGACTATACAATCAAGATGTTTACCAGTGATGATCGAATCGAAGTAAAAGCTGCGGTTGAGTATGAGTCAGTTACGTTCGGCTTGGAGTTCATGCCTTCCTATGAAGAGCAGGTGTATCAGACTGCGCAAAGCAGACAAGTGGGTTTCTTGGATGCCGTCGGCTTCAGCACGGCTGCCTTCTTTCCGTAA
- a CDS encoding TadE/TadG family type IV pilus assembly protein codes for MASKQGYFNNQKGSVTVEFIGILPAVFIGMLVLWQFLMGVYAVIVTQSAANEAAKVYSITENESEAEQAAEKIVETVGETLTFDSLSISNTTSDGYFTVNVDVSFNLTFLPDIITKNVVDEDEQYLAIPIEQELRSRKIH; via the coding sequence ATGGCTTCAAAACAGGGTTATTTCAACAACCAAAAAGGTTCGGTCACCGTTGAATTCATCGGTATCCTGCCCGCCGTATTTATCGGCATGCTGGTGTTATGGCAGTTTCTGATGGGCGTCTATGCGGTGATTGTCACCCAATCGGCAGCCAATGAGGCGGCTAAGGTATATTCGATAACCGAAAACGAGAGTGAGGCGGAGCAGGCGGCGGAGAAGATCGTGGAAACCGTAGGCGAAACATTAACCTTTGATAGCCTCTCCATCTCAAACACAACATCTGACGGGTATTTCACGGTGAATGTGGATGTTTCCTTTAACCTTACCTTTCTACCGGACATCATCACAAAAAATGTAGTGGACGAAGATGAGCAATACCTAGCCATTCCGATCGAGCAGGAGCTGCGCAGCCGGAAGATCCACTAA
- a CDS encoding vWA domain-containing protein: protein MRNIKLLGVTILLFTMLSACSPDEGKQNEPSPETVTKTTDKEKAEYPSQSDDKTDQTTSREEKIKDLQAMIPEGIEKIPETAEEFAAFAPGRFAGVSYSEHREEIESILRQFPNIDNPDDEIIEMYFLALLGLFAEDYPDPQQLIDEIKMASFGNPEIDDPRYQFKEQYNVEIILDASGSMAGKVGGKTKMEAAKEAIKSFAESLPEEAHVALRVYGHKGSSQESDKELSCGSSELVYDLQPYDAEKLQTALNQFQPTGYTPIARSLQEAQNDLKGLSGEKNTNIIYLVSDGIETCDGNPVEVAKQLADSEITPLVNVIGFGVDGEGQQQLKEVAKAANGRYVLIQNQKELREEFEKAEEVAQKWRKWRFEASQDANSTRVRRMLDIGAFALEWVFSAGDENHHLRLAESDLEDYVSKDIIDEIVKLRKEHYKRAKSLGDEQKKFLNSLNNKTYKETIEAIHQKYNENTKSNETKQ from the coding sequence ATGAGAAATATCAAGCTATTAGGGGTAACTATCCTCCTCTTTACCATGTTGAGCGCTTGTTCTCCAGATGAGGGAAAACAAAACGAACCTTCTCCAGAAACCGTAACCAAAACAACTGATAAAGAAAAGGCGGAATATCCCAGTCAATCTGATGACAAGACGGATCAAACAACAAGCCGTGAAGAAAAAATAAAGGATTTACAAGCGATGATTCCTGAAGGGATTGAAAAGATCCCAGAAACAGCAGAAGAGTTTGCCGCCTTTGCTCCAGGACGCTTTGCCGGTGTTTCTTATTCAGAACATCGAGAGGAAATAGAATCAATTCTACGGCAGTTTCCCAACATCGATAACCCCGATGACGAGATCATCGAGATGTACTTCCTTGCTCTATTGGGCTTGTTTGCAGAGGATTATCCTGATCCCCAGCAGCTCATTGATGAGATCAAAATGGCTTCATTCGGGAACCCAGAGATAGACGATCCCCGATATCAGTTTAAAGAACAGTACAACGTAGAGATCATTCTGGACGCTAGTGGAAGCATGGCGGGCAAAGTGGGAGGCAAGACAAAAATGGAAGCAGCGAAAGAAGCGATCAAGTCCTTTGCGGAGTCTTTGCCGGAAGAAGCCCATGTCGCCCTTCGCGTATATGGACATAAAGGTAGTAGTCAAGAATCGGATAAAGAACTGTCATGCGGTAGCAGTGAATTGGTGTATGATCTGCAACCCTACGACGCGGAAAAGTTGCAGACTGCCCTCAATCAATTCCAGCCCACCGGGTATACGCCCATTGCCCGCTCCTTACAAGAAGCGCAAAACGATTTAAAGGGCCTGTCTGGGGAGAAGAATACCAACATCATCTATCTGGTCAGTGACGGAATTGAGACGTGCGATGGAAATCCAGTAGAAGTGGCAAAACAGCTGGCCGACTCTGAGATTACTCCGCTGGTCAATGTGATTGGATTTGGTGTGGATGGGGAAGGACAGCAGCAGCTAAAAGAGGTAGCAAAGGCCGCGAATGGTCGTTACGTGTTGATCCAGAATCAAAAGGAACTACGGGAAGAATTTGAGAAAGCGGAAGAAGTGGCGCAAAAATGGCGAAAGTGGAGGTTTGAGGCATCTCAAGATGCTAATTCAACCCGAGTAAGGCGTATGCTGGATATCGGCGCATTTGCTCTTGAATGGGTTTTTTCAGCAGGTGATGAGAATCATCATTTACGACTAGCAGAATCTGATTTAGAGGACTATGTTTCCAAAGATATAATTGATGAAATTGTTAAGTTAAGAAAAGAACATTACAAAAGGGCTAAGAGTTTGGGAGATGAACAGAAAAAATTTCTGAACTCACTGAATAACAAAACCTACAAAGAAACCATTGAAGCCATCCATCAAAAGTATAACGAGAATACAAAAAGCAATGAGACCAAGCAATAG
- a CDS encoding type II secretion system F family protein, translating to MDAFIITSLFLCMLFFAIFLKEWYRYTIERQKLIDHVHDVTGYRTYNIRKPETSSERMVKRLLRYGDDYAALGQRFNFFSESHEVEDWLLKAGRPLDLTVARFQGIKIVLALLGLIVGLFFFLLGFPFAQFGLVIWPMIGYFLPIIWIKRKATERQNQLRYDLPEFLDTVSVTLQAGVSLDQSLREVIKFFEGPIREEFSRFNQELDLGVPREKAYEQLLRRNDNPEFQMLIKALVQGMRLGVPIAVTFKAQSENMRRIRKELVKEKAAKASPKVTLITTFVVAPTAIMLIGGLMVLNILENASIFKELFR from the coding sequence ATGGATGCCTTTATCATCACCAGCTTGTTTTTGTGCATGCTCTTCTTCGCCATCTTTCTTAAAGAATGGTACCGGTACACAATTGAGCGACAAAAGCTGATTGACCATGTGCATGACGTCACCGGATACAGAACGTACAACATCCGCAAGCCGGAAACCTCTTCAGAGCGTATGGTGAAGCGCCTGCTCCGCTACGGAGATGATTACGCCGCATTGGGCCAGCGCTTTAACTTTTTCAGCGAGTCACACGAGGTGGAGGACTGGTTGCTGAAAGCGGGCCGACCGCTTGATCTGACGGTCGCTCGTTTTCAGGGAATCAAGATCGTACTTGCCCTGCTCGGCTTGATCGTGGGACTTTTCTTCTTCCTGCTGGGCTTTCCCTTTGCCCAGTTTGGCTTGGTGATCTGGCCGATGATTGGCTATTTTTTGCCGATTATCTGGATCAAGAGGAAGGCAACAGAGCGGCAGAATCAGCTGCGTTACGACCTGCCTGAGTTTTTGGATACGGTCAGCGTCACCCTGCAGGCGGGGGTAAGCCTAGATCAGTCGCTGCGGGAAGTGATCAAGTTTTTTGAGGGACCGATCCGTGAGGAGTTCTCCCGCTTCAACCAGGAGCTGGACCTCGGCGTACCGCGGGAAAAGGCGTATGAGCAGCTGCTGCGGCGCAATGACAACCCGGAATTTCAGATGCTGATCAAGGCGCTGGTGCAGGGCATGAGGTTGGGAGTACCCATCGCGGTCACGTTTAAGGCACAGTCGGAGAACATGCGGCGGATACGGAAGGAACTGGTGAAGGAAAAGGCGGCCAAGGCATCGCCGAAAGTGACCTTGATTACGACCTTCGTCGTGGCGCCGACTGCGATTATGTTGATCGGCGGGTTGATGGTTCTGAACATCTTGGAGAATGCCAGCATTTTTAAGGAGCTGTTCCGCTGA
- a CDS encoding type II secretion system F family protein has protein sequence MTISILFSLAVLLGIWGIYDYLSYRSKKSEWKKKAEEWYDVKSTRKSFIIVWGDRFDQTAHAKEIEKKLKKANLPLAPSEFYGILLVGSMGIAFFLNNVVGLSFPYNVLGGVAAMYVIQSIMFFVRRNKYQQRLNDQLPEICRLLANSLRAGMTLQQGVALVARELSYPAGDEFSRMNRELQLGVSFERALIDMEKRIPSRDFRIFAATLLIQRRAGGNLSQVLQEMAETMEDRRIVNQEIKTMTAEQRYVSILVPIMPIALVLMMNMMNKGFIDPLFKGVGLVLLVLFAIGTILSYILVKKVTNIKV, from the coding sequence GTGACCATCTCTATCCTGTTTAGTCTCGCGGTACTGCTGGGTATCTGGGGGATCTATGACTACCTCAGCTACCGGTCGAAAAAAAGCGAGTGGAAAAAGAAAGCGGAAGAGTGGTATGACGTCAAGTCAACCCGCAAGAGCTTCATCATCGTCTGGGGCGACAGGTTTGACCAAACTGCTCATGCCAAAGAGATAGAGAAGAAGTTGAAGAAAGCCAACCTGCCGCTTGCCCCCTCTGAGTTTTACGGGATATTACTGGTCGGTTCGATGGGCATCGCTTTTTTCCTCAACAATGTAGTTGGTCTCTCGTTTCCCTACAATGTTCTAGGCGGAGTGGCCGCCATGTACGTGATCCAAAGCATCATGTTTTTCGTGCGGCGCAACAAGTATCAGCAACGGCTCAATGATCAATTGCCCGAGATCTGCCGCCTGCTGGCCAACTCGCTACGCGCCGGCATGACCCTGCAGCAGGGGGTCGCGCTGGTGGCCCGGGAGTTGAGTTATCCGGCAGGGGACGAATTCAGCCGGATGAACCGTGAACTGCAGCTCGGCGTCAGTTTTGAACGAGCCCTCATTGACATGGAGAAGCGCATTCCGTCCCGTGACTTCCGCATCTTCGCCGCCACGCTACTGATCCAGCGGCGGGCCGGCGGCAACCTCAGCCAGGTGCTGCAGGAGATGGCGGAGACGATGGAGGACCGGAGGATCGTCAACCAGGAGATCAAGACGATGACCGCCGAACAGCGCTACGTCTCGATCCTTGTACCAATCATGCCGATCGCCCTCGTCTTGATGATGAACATGATGAACAAGGGCTTTATCGATCCGTTGTTTAAAGGAGTGGGCTTGGTCTTGCTGGTATTATTCGCGATCGGTACGATTCTCTCTTACATCCTGGTTAAGAAAGTAACCAACATAAAGGTGTGA
- a CDS encoding CpaF family protein, producing the protein MASSYHNPYIDELAEHYKARLLRETNLERLTSLSAGEMRLAIERLVSQYMSEEKVVIPRNEKELLLTRLINESVGFGPLEPLLGDPEITEISINGHKEVYIEKNGRLERTDLKFRDEEHLRHIVDRIVAPLGRRIDESSPMVDARLKDGSRVNVVIPPISLNGTLISIRKFRKEPYTMDDLQGFQSFNEAMSRFLQGIVEAKLNVLISGGTGSGKTTLLNAVARAIPHYERVITIEDSAELKLERPNCVGMEARPPNMEGKGEITIRHLVKNSLRMRPDRIIVGEVRGAEAFDMLQAMNTGHEGSLTTVHANSPQDAFNRLEGMVIMAGMDLPASVIREYIVSALDFIVQVMRLSDGTRKIVSISEVVTRPNKQVEVNEIFRFHRIGIGKKGEVLGYFTPTGVIPHCLERLRVFGIEIDESIFQVEEVKTGDHLYPV; encoded by the coding sequence GTGGCTTCCTCCTACCATAACCCTTATATTGATGAACTGGCTGAACACTACAAGGCCCGGCTGTTGCGTGAGACCAATCTGGAACGGCTGACCAGTCTCTCCGCCGGTGAGATGCGGTTGGCTATCGAACGGCTGGTCTCCCAGTACATGTCTGAAGAGAAAGTCGTCATTCCCAGGAATGAGAAAGAACTCCTGCTCACCCGGCTGATCAACGAGTCTGTCGGCTTTGGACCGCTGGAACCACTGCTGGGTGACCCTGAGATTACAGAGATCTCGATCAATGGGCACAAAGAAGTCTACATCGAGAAAAACGGACGTCTGGAGCGAACCGATCTGAAGTTTCGCGACGAGGAGCATCTGCGGCACATCGTAGATAGGATTGTCGCTCCGCTCGGTCGGCGGATTGACGAAAGCTCCCCCATGGTCGATGCCAGGCTCAAAGACGGCAGCCGCGTCAACGTGGTGATCCCGCCGATCAGCCTTAATGGCACTTTGATCTCCATCCGTAAATTCCGCAAAGAACCGTACACAATGGACGATCTGCAAGGATTTCAATCCTTTAACGAAGCGATGTCCCGCTTCCTGCAGGGGATCGTGGAAGCCAAGCTAAACGTCCTGATCTCCGGCGGTACCGGCAGCGGAAAGACTACCCTGCTCAATGCAGTCGCCCGGGCGATCCCGCACTACGAGCGGGTCATCACGATCGAGGACTCCGCGGAGTTGAAGCTGGAGCGGCCCAACTGTGTCGGCATGGAAGCACGCCCGCCCAACATGGAGGGAAAAGGGGAGATCACCATCCGTCATCTGGTGAAAAACTCGCTCCGGATGCGCCCAGACCGGATCATCGTCGGGGAGGTGCGCGGTGCGGAAGCGTTCGACATGCTGCAGGCGATGAACACCGGTCACGAAGGCTCGCTGACCACCGTCCACGCCAACTCGCCGCAGGATGCTTTTAACCGGCTGGAGGGGATGGTGATTATGGCCGGGATGGATCTGCCCGCCTCCGTCATCCGCGAATATATCGTCAGTGCCCTCGATTTCATCGTCCAGGTGATGCGTCTCTCCGACGGGACGAGGAAAATCGTCTCCATCTCGGAAGTGGTGACCAGACCGAACAAACAAGTGGAGGTAAACGAGATCTTTCGCTTTCATCGGATCGGGATCGGCAAAAAAGGAGAAGTGCTCGGCTACTTTACGCCCACAGGGGTGATCCCGCACTGTCTGGAACGGCTGAGGGTATTTGGCATCGAGATCGATGAATCGATTTTTCAAGTGGAAGAGGTGAAAACAGGTGACCATCTCTATCCTGTTTAG
- a CDS encoding AAA family ATPase produces MNTGIKLLVVADYDSVKDLLQEALASYQQVEYTTSREVKKEIDRIGPQVVLLVQPEDGSGVELVQYIQSELPEGIIIFLTEKQDFVLLRDIVRAGAVEYILMPDELSLLTDRLDKISELMQQQQRKRGTSVSGQAFVRGRGKVYSFYSGKGGSGRTQLATGFAQSLKLESTARVLLIDLNLQYGGAETFLSLDSNRTLADLIPVMHEMNENHIRNVSQRENHSKLEVLLSPRDAETAENMTEEFVSRLIRASRRSYDFVIIDLPANMNELTYTALEESDFIYYVMNLDTPSVQIFRLVEDLFRRLRIDTAGRMEVVVNQIGRDNELTISDLKGLINAPIAAEVRRDHRGVQAAVNQGLPLQKEANEKKLIPAAKDIRKWVLKKLS; encoded by the coding sequence ATGAATACAGGGATCAAACTACTCGTCGTCGCTGATTACGATTCAGTAAAAGATCTGCTGCAGGAAGCACTCGCCTCTTATCAACAGGTAGAGTACACCACGTCACGCGAAGTAAAAAAAGAGATTGACCGGATCGGTCCGCAGGTTGTACTGCTGGTGCAGCCAGAGGACGGTTCCGGCGTGGAACTGGTGCAATACATACAGAGTGAACTGCCAGAAGGAATCATCATCTTTCTCACCGAGAAGCAGGATTTTGTGCTGCTGCGGGACATCGTCCGCGCAGGTGCGGTTGAATATATCCTGATGCCGGATGAACTCTCTCTGCTGACCGATCGCTTGGATAAAATTTCCGAACTGATGCAGCAGCAGCAGAGAAAGAGAGGAACGTCTGTCTCGGGACAGGCGTTTGTCCGGGGGCGTGGAAAAGTATACTCCTTTTACAGCGGCAAAGGGGGGAGCGGCCGGACACAGCTGGCGACCGGCTTTGCCCAGTCGCTCAAGCTGGAGTCCACCGCCCGCGTGCTGCTGATCGACCTGAACTTGCAGTACGGAGGAGCAGAGACCTTTTTGTCGTTGGACAGCAACCGCACGTTGGCAGATCTGATCCCGGTCATGCACGAGATGAACGAGAATCACATCCGCAATGTGTCGCAGCGGGAGAACCATTCCAAACTGGAGGTCCTGCTCAGTCCCCGCGATGCGGAGACGGCAGAGAACATGACCGAAGAGTTTGTGAGCCGTTTGATCCGGGCCAGCCGACGCAGCTACGACTTTGTGATCATCGATCTGCCGGCCAACATGAACGAGTTGACCTATACAGCGCTGGAAGAATCAGACTTTATCTACTATGTGATGAACCTGGACACTCCTTCGGTGCAGATCTTCCGGTTGGTCGAGGATTTGTTCAGACGGCTGCGGATCGATACGGCTGGGAGAATGGAAGTGGTAGTGAATCAGATAGGTAGGGATAACGAACTGACCATCTCCGACCTGAAGGGACTGATCAATGCCCCGATTGCCGCCGAAGTTCGGCGAGACCATCGCGGCGTCCAGGCAGCAGTCAACCAGGGGCTGCCGCTGCAAAAAGAGGCAAACGAGAAAAAGCTGATACCGGCAGCAAAAGACATTCGCAAATGGGTGCTAAAGAAGCTGTCGTAG